A single region of the Triticum dicoccoides isolate Atlit2015 ecotype Zavitan chromosome 2B, WEW_v2.0, whole genome shotgun sequence genome encodes:
- the LOC119363102 gene encoding zinc finger protein ZAT9-like has translation MDAVGELAAAGMHHHHHHHHRCKVCGKGFSCGRSLGGHMRSHISLGEALPEADDELMRRSSANGGRTSANGAVGYGLRENPKKTRRLSDFADEEEDQGGDGGEQRACRECGKLFSSWRSLFGHMKSHAPGAARDHDEYDEADDDVDLLGEEEYSFAAEAEAEAEKEEEEEMEAAPMEPLVPAPVAVMAAPPRRRRRSMRVAAPAPAPPPPMLSAFEKEQEDVALCLLMLSRDSTGGMRGSPAPKQAHLPRNGYGYNSDDDSALFQYGDAKTKSVAKSKKRRTSHYALNSASPKQRGEAAPPPAKRTRYECPGCGRVFSSYQALGGHRASHKRINTSCSAPKAAPAAAPAPEPSVDTYTSFGTLSPSASPDSVAIGIGAGSNKKPAAAEAEKFECPVCFRVFGSGQALGGHKRSHIIADTAFSSDGELYGSASVSVNEEQEQGYPVAAAGSLDLNFPPAPSEEA, from the coding sequence ATGGACGCCGTGGGCGAGCTTGCTGCTGCGGggatgcaccaccaccaccaccaccaccacaggtGCAAGGTGTGCGGCAAGGGCTTCTCGTGCGGCCGCTCGCTAGGCGGCCACATGCGCTCCCACATCTCGCTCGGCGAGGCGCTGCCGGAGGCCGacgacgagctgatgaggcgctccTCCGCCAACGGCGGCCGGACCAGCGCCAATGGCGCCGTCGGCTACGGGCTCAGGGAGAACCCCAAGAAGACGCGCCGGCTGTCCGACTTCGCCGACGAGGAGGAGGATCAGGGCGGTGACGGGGGCGAGCAGAGGGCCTGCCGGGAGTGCGGCAAGCTGTTCTCGTCGTGGCGATCGCTGTTCGGCCACATGAAGAGCCATGCGCCCGGCGCCGCcagggatcacgatgagtacgacgagGCTGACGACGACGTGGACCtgctgggagaggaggagtactccttcgccgcggaggcggaggcggaggccgagaaggaggaggaagaggagatggAGGCGGCGCCGATGGAACCGCTGGTGCCGGCGCCGGTGGCTGTGATGGCTGCGCCGCCCAGGCGGAGGCGCAGGTCGATGCGCGTGGCGGCGCctgcccccgcgccgccgccgccgatgctgAGCGCGTTCGAGAAGGAGCAGGAGGACGTCGCGCTCTGCCTCCTGATGCTCTCGCGCGACTCCACCGGCGGCATGCGGGGCTCGCCGGCGCCGAAGCAGGCGCACCTCCCGAGGAACGGCTACGGCTACAATTCCGACGACGACTCAGCTCTGTTCCAGTAcggcgacgccaagaccaagagcgTGGCCAAGAGCAAGAAGCGAAGGACCAGCCATTACGCTCTCAACTCCGCCTCGCCGAAGCAACGGGGCGAGGCGGCGCCGCCACCGGCGAAGCGCACCCGCTACGAGTGCCCAGGGTGCGGCAGGGTGTTCAGCTCCTACCAGGCGCTGGGCGGCCACCGCGCGAGCCACAAGCGGATCAACACCAGCTGCAGCGCGCCCaaggccgcgcccgccgccgcccccgcgccggagCCGAGCGTCGACACCTACACCTCGTTCGGCACCCTGTCCCCGTCGGCCtcgccggactcggtggccatcgGCATTGGCGCCGGCAGCAACAAGAAGCCAGCTGCTGCCGAGGCGGAGAAGTTCGAGTGCCCGGTCTGCTTCAGGGTGTTCGGGTCGGGGCAGGCGTTGGGCGGGCACAAGCGGTCCCACATAATCGCCGACACTGCCTTCTCCTCCGACGGCGAGCTCTACGGCAGCGCGAGCGTGAGCGTGAACGAGGAGCAGGAGCAGGGGtacccggtggcggcggcggggtcgctGGACCTCAACTTCCCGCCGGCTCCATCGGAGGAGGCCTGA